The following coding sequences are from one Mycobacterium bourgelatii window:
- a CDS encoding DUF5994 family protein has protein sequence MDRNTVTVRVTLASTLGRHIDGAWWPRSAAIGRELPQLVTLLGARLGEIVDIQVGWSASQAPPRLDVPGWEGMQQHVLTITGRDASANLLIVPHRTGTALAVMVLRVAAGLPISPSHLDTHACRTANAVVHAARIQRELHVGRLANVPADAASSTPKVTGL, from the coding sequence GTGGATCGGAACACAGTGACGGTTCGGGTGACGCTGGCTTCAACGCTCGGACGTCACATCGATGGCGCCTGGTGGCCACGAAGCGCTGCCATTGGACGGGAACTTCCCCAGCTGGTCACGCTCTTGGGCGCACGTCTGGGGGAGATCGTCGACATCCAGGTCGGTTGGTCGGCGTCGCAGGCCCCACCAAGGTTGGATGTGCCCGGTTGGGAAGGCATGCAGCAGCACGTGCTGACCATCACTGGCCGCGACGCCAGCGCCAATCTGCTGATAGTCCCTCATCGGACCGGTACCGCTTTGGCCGTGATGGTGCTTCGGGTCGCGGCCGGATTGCCGATTTCCCCGTCGCACCTTGACACGCACGCCTGTCGCACCGCCAACGCCGTCGTGCACGCCGCCCGCATTCAACGTGAACTGCACGTGGGGCGGCTGGCCAACGTCCCGGCGGACGCCGCGTCCTCGACCCCGAAAGTCACAGGGCTATAA
- a CDS encoding alpha/beta fold hydrolase, with protein sequence MNARMSQVSVSCPAPDALPPSQTLKVRAADGTQLHTQVFGPADGYPIVLTHGIVCASRAWAHQIADLSSEYRVIAFDHRGHGQSSIPRKGSYTLKHLASDLDCVLDATLAPHERAVIAGHSMGGITIAAWSHRYRHKVPRRADAVAMINTTTGDLLRQLKLLPVPRGLSPARVLAGRKLISTFGGIPIPGAVRIPTRYLIAMMAVAADAEKSAAQLVYELFAETSAAGRGGCAKMLVEELGTGYLNLEGLTVPTLVIGSQRDRLTPIAAARHIAKTAPNVIDLVELPGGHCSMLEQPHEVNRHLRALAQMSATRHGSVHRISS encoded by the coding sequence ATGAATGCTCGGATGTCCCAGGTCAGTGTTTCGTGTCCGGCGCCGGATGCATTGCCGCCCAGTCAGACCCTGAAGGTCCGCGCTGCGGATGGTACCCAGCTCCACACCCAGGTGTTCGGCCCCGCCGACGGATACCCGATCGTATTGACCCACGGAATCGTGTGCGCTTCCCGGGCCTGGGCCCACCAGATCGCCGACTTGTCGTCCGAATACCGGGTGATCGCGTTCGACCACCGCGGTCACGGCCAAAGCAGCATTCCGCGAAAGGGCAGCTACACCCTCAAACACCTTGCGTCCGACCTGGATTGCGTGCTTGACGCAACGTTGGCTCCGCACGAGCGCGCGGTGATCGCCGGACATTCGATGGGCGGAATCACGATCGCCGCCTGGTCGCACCGCTACCGCCACAAGGTGCCCCGGCGTGCCGACGCCGTCGCAATGATCAACACCACCACCGGGGATCTGCTGCGCCAGTTGAAACTGCTGCCGGTGCCGCGCGGGTTGTCACCAGCGCGGGTCCTGGCCGGTCGCAAGCTGATCAGCACTTTTGGTGGTATCCCGATCCCGGGAGCGGTCCGGATTCCGACGCGCTACCTGATCGCGATGATGGCCGTCGCCGCCGACGCCGAAAAGAGCGCGGCGCAGTTGGTCTATGAGTTGTTCGCCGAGACCTCGGCCGCCGGGCGCGGTGGTTGCGCGAAGATGCTCGTCGAAGAGCTGGGCACGGGCTACTTGAACCTGGAAGGCTTGACAGTGCCGACGCTGGTCATCGGCAGCCAGCGGGATCGGCTCACCCCGATCGCCGCAGCGCGGCACATCGCCAAGACCGCCCCCAACGTCATCGACTTGGTCGAGTTGCCCGGTGGCCACTGCTCGATGTTGGAACAGCCACATGAGGTGAATCGCCACCTGCGTGCCCTAGCACAGATGTCGGCGACCCGGCACGGTTCGGTCCACCGGATCAGCTCATAA
- a CDS encoding flavin monoamine oxidase family protein, with protein MTNPPWTVDVVVVGAGFAGLAAARELSRQGHDVVVLEGRDRVGGRSFTGTVAGLPIDLGGSFVGPTQDAVLKLAAELQIPTAPTRHTGKNVIRWRGASRSYSGTIPRLSLLGLVDIGRLQWQLARICRDVPIDAPWDAPEAHHLDAVSLREWLRMVKATASSHDLMAIMSRVTWGCEPEDVSMLHAARYIRAAGGLDRLLDTENGAQQDHFPGGTQQIPLAMAAELGDRVVLNAPVRRIERHGAGVTITTDRGQAEAGFVIVAIPPAHRAAIEFSPPLPPEYDQLAKNWPQGRLSKAYAAYQKPFWRSNGYSGQTLSDQGPVFITFDLSPHDDGPGLLLGFVDSRTFDSLPAEQRRREALRCFAAVFGDEALTPLDYADQRWGTEEFAPGGPTAAVPPGSWTRYGRWLRAPVGPIHWAGTETADEWTGYFDGAVRSGQRAAGAVSALL; from the coding sequence GTGACGAACCCGCCGTGGACTGTCGACGTCGTCGTGGTGGGTGCCGGCTTCGCCGGATTGGCCGCGGCACGAGAACTGTCGCGACAAGGTCATGACGTAGTGGTGCTTGAGGGCCGCGACCGCGTGGGCGGTCGCTCCTTCACCGGCACCGTCGCTGGCCTGCCAATCGACTTGGGCGGATCCTTTGTCGGCCCCACCCAGGATGCCGTCCTGAAGCTGGCAGCCGAACTCCAGATTCCCACCGCCCCGACGCGCCACACGGGCAAGAATGTGATCCGCTGGCGCGGCGCGTCGCGCTCGTACAGCGGCACCATTCCGCGGCTGTCGCTGCTCGGCCTGGTCGACATCGGCCGGCTGCAGTGGCAACTCGCCAGGATCTGCCGCGACGTTCCGATCGACGCTCCCTGGGACGCACCGGAAGCCCACCACCTCGACGCGGTGTCGTTGCGGGAGTGGTTGCGCATGGTGAAGGCGACGGCGAGCTCGCATGACCTGATGGCGATCATGAGCAGGGTGACGTGGGGCTGCGAGCCCGAGGATGTGTCGATGCTGCACGCCGCGCGCTACATCCGCGCCGCCGGTGGACTGGACCGGTTGCTCGACACCGAAAACGGCGCGCAGCAGGACCACTTCCCGGGCGGCACGCAGCAGATCCCCCTCGCCATGGCGGCCGAACTCGGCGACCGTGTCGTGCTCAACGCACCGGTCCGGCGCATCGAGCGGCACGGAGCCGGCGTGACGATCACGACCGATCGAGGCCAGGCCGAGGCGGGCTTCGTCATCGTCGCGATCCCCCCGGCGCACCGCGCCGCCATCGAGTTCAGTCCCCCGCTCCCACCGGAGTACGACCAGCTCGCCAAGAACTGGCCGCAGGGTCGGTTGAGCAAGGCCTACGCCGCGTACCAAAAGCCGTTCTGGCGTTCCAATGGTTACTCCGGTCAGACCCTGTCCGACCAGGGCCCGGTGTTCATCACCTTCGACCTCAGCCCGCACGACGACGGGCCCGGCCTCTTGCTGGGATTCGTCGACTCGCGCACCTTCGACTCGCTTCCCGCCGAGCAGCGCCGACGTGAGGCGTTGCGCTGCTTTGCCGCGGTGTTCGGCGACGAGGCGCTGACCCCGCTCGACTATGCCGACCAACGCTGGGGCACTGAGGAATTCGCGCCGGGCGGGCCGACCGCGGCGGTACCGCCGGGGTCTTGGACCAGATACGGCCGGTGGCTGCGCGCACCCGTCGGGCCCATCCATTGGGCTGGGACGGAAACCGCGGACGAATGGACCGGATACTTTGACGGTGCGGTCCGGTCCGGTCAGCGGGCGGCCGGCGCGGTCAGCGCCTTGCTATAA
- a CDS encoding TIGR03617 family F420-dependent LLM class oxidoreductase — MKVLTALYGLADAADNARALRDAGVHGVATFEGPHDVFAPLTLAATVGGLDLMTNVAIAFPRNPIHLAHQANDHQLLSGGRFRLGLGTQIRPQIEKRFGAQFDNPVGRMVELIAALRAIFEAWNTGSRLNFRGDYYRHTLMTPTFDPGPNPYGPPPIYVGALGPKLTRATAQHADGLLVMPFGSKRFLHDSTMPAVREGLAAGGRRADEFVIIPEIIVSSDDPDAIASTRRLLAFYGSTPAYRPVLAAHGWEELQPELNAMSKQGRWHEMADLIDDEMLHTLAGCGAPADIAAYVRDRVEGVADTVFLYQPTPIALSTLAEVVDLLR; from the coding sequence TTGAAAGTCTTGACAGCCCTGTATGGGCTCGCCGATGCGGCCGATAACGCAAGGGCGTTGCGTGACGCCGGCGTGCACGGCGTCGCAACCTTCGAAGGGCCGCACGACGTGTTCGCTCCGCTGACGCTGGCGGCGACGGTGGGCGGGCTCGACTTGATGACGAATGTGGCGATCGCTTTTCCGCGCAACCCCATTCATCTGGCGCATCAGGCCAACGACCATCAGTTGCTCTCCGGCGGTCGGTTCCGCCTCGGGCTCGGCACCCAGATCCGTCCGCAGATCGAGAAGCGGTTCGGGGCGCAGTTCGACAACCCGGTGGGTCGTATGGTTGAGCTGATCGCCGCCCTGCGCGCGATCTTCGAGGCGTGGAACACCGGATCCCGCTTGAACTTTCGCGGTGACTATTACCGACACACGTTGATGACGCCGACCTTTGATCCCGGCCCGAATCCCTATGGCCCACCGCCGATCTATGTGGGTGCGTTGGGGCCCAAGCTAACCCGCGCCACGGCGCAGCACGCCGACGGACTATTGGTAATGCCGTTCGGCTCCAAGCGTTTTCTGCACGACAGCACCATGCCCGCGGTGCGCGAAGGTCTTGCGGCCGGCGGGCGTCGGGCCGACGAGTTCGTCATCATCCCCGAAATCATCGTGTCGTCGGACGATCCGGATGCCATCGCGAGCACCCGACGGCTGTTGGCGTTCTACGGCTCGACACCGGCATATCGGCCAGTGCTGGCCGCGCACGGCTGGGAAGAGTTGCAGCCCGAGCTGAATGCGATGTCCAAACAAGGCCGTTGGCACGAGATGGCCGACCTGATCGACGACGAGATGCTGCATACCCTGGCGGGCTGCGGCGCCCCTGCCGACATCGCGGCGTATGTCCGCGACCGCGTGGAGGGCGTCGCCGACACTGTCTTCCTGTACCAGCCGACGCCAATCGCCCTGTCGACGCTGGCGGAAGTTGTTGACCTGCTGCGCTAG
- a CDS encoding DUF4194 domain-containing protein: MLGPLDEYPVHQIPQPIAWPGSSDRNFYDRSYFNAHDRTGNIFVITGIGYYPNLGVKDAFFLVRRGDTQTAVHLSDAIDQDRLNQHVNGYRVEVIEPLRKIRIVLDETEGIAADLTWDGLFNVVQEQPHILRSGNRVTLNAQRFAQLGSWSGRIVVDDEEIKVDPATWIGSRDRSWGIRPIGEPEPAGRPADPPFEGMWWLYVPMAFDDFAIVLIIQEEPNGFRSLNDCTRVWRDGRVEQLGWPHVKIHYRSGTRIPTGATIEATTPDGSPVHFDVESKLPVPIHVGGGYGGDSDWLHGVWKGEKFVERLTYDMTDPAIIGRSGFGVIDHVGRAVCREGDADPVEGWGLYEHGALGRHDPSGFKDWLTVAP, translated from the coding sequence ATGCTCGGGCCACTAGACGAATACCCGGTACACCAGATCCCTCAGCCGATCGCCTGGCCCGGGTCGTCCGACCGCAACTTCTACGACCGCTCCTACTTCAACGCCCACGACCGCACCGGGAACATCTTCGTGATCACCGGCATCGGCTACTACCCCAACCTCGGAGTCAAGGACGCGTTCTTCCTCGTCCGACGCGGAGATACCCAAACCGCGGTCCACCTTTCGGACGCGATCGACCAGGACCGGCTCAACCAGCACGTCAACGGCTATCGCGTCGAGGTCATCGAGCCGTTGCGCAAAATCCGCATCGTGCTCGACGAAACCGAAGGCATCGCAGCCGATCTCACCTGGGACGGTCTTTTCAACGTCGTCCAGGAGCAGCCGCACATTTTGCGGTCGGGCAACCGGGTGACCTTGAACGCACAGCGGTTCGCGCAACTGGGCAGCTGGTCGGGTCGCATCGTTGTCGACGACGAAGAGATCAAGGTCGACCCCGCGACGTGGATAGGCAGCCGCGACCGGTCCTGGGGCATCCGGCCCATCGGCGAGCCCGAACCCGCCGGCCGGCCGGCCGATCCCCCGTTCGAGGGCATGTGGTGGCTGTACGTGCCGATGGCGTTCGACGACTTCGCGATCGTGCTGATCATCCAGGAGGAGCCCAACGGGTTCCGCTCGCTCAATGACTGCACCCGGGTCTGGCGCGACGGCCGGGTCGAGCAATTGGGTTGGCCCCACGTCAAGATCCACTACCGTTCCGGCACCCGCATCCCGACCGGAGCGACCATCGAAGCGACTACACCCGACGGCAGCCCCGTGCACTTCGACGTGGAATCGAAGCTGCCGGTGCCGATCCACGTCGGCGGCGGCTACGGCGGCGATTCGGATTGGCTGCACGGGGTGTGGAAGGGCGAGAAATTCGTCGAGCGGTTGACCTACGACATGACCGACCCGGCGATCATCGGCCGGTCCGGCTTCGGGGTGATCGACCATGTGGGCCGCGCGGTATGCCGCGAGGGGGACGCGGATCCGGTGGAAGGCTGGGGCCTGTACGAGCACGGTGCGTTGGGACGCCACGACCCTTCGGGATTCAAGGACTGGTTGACCGTCGCGCCCTAG
- a CDS encoding phosphotransferase family protein, whose product MANEPAVEEIGRMQRSSRDTSTVPNLLSRWLSTVLPVAPEITVESGIDSTGMSSETIILTARWEENGQPVEQKLVARVAPTAQDVPVFPSYRLDHQFEVIRQVAELTDVPVPRVRWIENTGDVLGAPFFLMDYVDGVVPPDVMPYTFGGNWFADAPAEERRQLQDASVAILAKLHSIPNAEQTFGFLTEGLTGETALRRHFGWVRSWYDFAVPDIGRSPLVERSFEWLQDNWPTAADAREPALLWGDARVGNVLYRDFEPVAVLDWEMVTLGPRELDVAWMIYAHKVFEELAGLATLPGLPDVMREDDVRATYQQLTGVELDDLRWFYAYAGVMWACVFMRTGARRVHFGEAEKPDDVESLFYHAGLMKRLIGEDQ is encoded by the coding sequence GTGGCCAATGAACCGGCGGTCGAGGAAATAGGCCGCATGCAGCGCTCGAGCCGCGACACCAGCACGGTACCCAACCTGCTGTCGCGGTGGTTGTCGACGGTGTTGCCCGTCGCTCCTGAAATAACGGTGGAGAGCGGCATCGACTCGACGGGCATGTCGTCGGAAACGATCATCCTGACCGCCCGTTGGGAAGAAAACGGGCAGCCGGTGGAGCAGAAGCTGGTGGCCCGGGTGGCGCCCACCGCTCAGGACGTGCCGGTGTTCCCCAGCTATCGGCTCGACCACCAATTCGAAGTCATCCGGCAAGTGGCAGAACTCACCGATGTGCCCGTCCCGCGGGTGCGCTGGATCGAAAACACCGGGGATGTCCTAGGGGCGCCGTTCTTCTTGATGGACTACGTCGACGGCGTGGTGCCGCCGGACGTGATGCCATACACGTTCGGCGGCAACTGGTTTGCCGATGCGCCCGCCGAGGAGCGACGCCAACTGCAGGACGCCTCGGTCGCAATTCTGGCCAAATTGCATTCAATTCCGAACGCCGAGCAGACATTCGGTTTCCTTACCGAAGGCCTGACCGGTGAAACCGCGCTGCGCAGACACTTCGGCTGGGTGCGGTCTTGGTACGACTTCGCCGTCCCGGACATCGGGCGCTCACCGTTGGTGGAGCGCAGTTTCGAATGGCTGCAGGACAATTGGCCGACAGCGGCCGATGCGCGCGAACCGGCCCTGTTGTGGGGCGATGCACGGGTGGGCAACGTCTTGTACCGCGACTTCGAACCGGTGGCGGTGCTGGACTGGGAGATGGTGACGCTGGGTCCGCGGGAGCTCGACGTCGCGTGGATGATTTATGCCCACAAGGTCTTTGAAGAACTGGCCGGCCTGGCGACGCTGCCGGGTCTACCCGACGTGATGCGTGAGGACGACGTTCGCGCCACGTATCAGCAACTCACCGGCGTGGAACTCGATGACCTGCGTTGGTTTTACGCCTACGCCGGGGTGATGTGGGCGTGTGTGTTCATGCGTACCGGTGCGCGGCGGGTGCACTTCGGCGAAGCCGAGAAACCCGACGACGTGGAGTCGTTGTTCTACCACGCCGGGTTGATGAAACGCCTTATCGGAGAGGATCAGTAA
- a CDS encoding TetR/AcrR family transcriptional regulator encodes MKADTSRLDKAPGAGRPRDPRIDSAILAATAELLVEIGYSNLSLAAVAERAGTTKSALYRRWSSKAELVHEAAFPSAPTALEAPAGDFAADIRMMIVAARDVFTTPVVRAALPGLLADMTADNELNARVMSRFADVFVAVRVRLCEAVKRGEAHPDVDPDRLIELIGGATMLRMLLYPDDKLDDAWVDQTAAIVVHGVTC; translated from the coding sequence ATGAAAGCAGACACGTCTCGCCTTGACAAGGCCCCCGGTGCCGGGCGGCCGCGGGACCCGCGCATCGACTCTGCCATTCTGGCAGCGACCGCCGAGTTGCTGGTCGAGATCGGCTATTCCAATCTGAGTCTGGCCGCTGTTGCCGAACGTGCGGGAACCACCAAATCGGCGTTGTACCGGCGCTGGTCGAGCAAGGCGGAGTTGGTGCACGAGGCGGCGTTCCCCTCGGCGCCCACCGCGCTGGAGGCGCCAGCCGGTGACTTCGCCGCCGACATCCGGATGATGATCGTGGCCGCTCGTGACGTGTTCACCACCCCGGTGGTGCGGGCAGCCCTGCCCGGCCTGTTGGCCGACATGACCGCCGACAACGAACTGAACGCGCGGGTCATGTCCCGTTTCGCCGACGTGTTCGTCGCCGTGCGGGTGCGACTGTGCGAAGCCGTCAAACGCGGCGAGGCTCATCCCGATGTCGATCCCGACAGGCTGATCGAGTTGATCGGAGGAGCGACGATGTTGCGGATGCTGTTGTATCCCGACGACAAACTGGACGACGCCTGGGTGGATCAGACCGCCGCGATCGTGGTGCACGGAGTGACATGCTGA
- a CDS encoding SDR family NAD(P)-dependent oxidoreductase yields MLKGRNAIVTGASRGLGRAIALALAAEGAAVAVVGRTEQVWDERLPGTIGETVADIEAAGGRAVAVRADLTDREDIARLVEESRNALGAITILVNNAAFTAPGRPGTAAPKPNTKSAKPGWPGFVSTPFSAYRRHFEIAVFAAYELMQLVSPDMITAGGGSIINITSIASRLPGPGPYRERGGVLPGYGGSKAALEHLTSCAAYDLADHNIAVNALAPSKAIMTPGLSYYAKGFDEVSSADEFAQATVQLAQVDSGVVTGRTIGHLQVLDGSFAPFNP; encoded by the coding sequence ATGCTGAAGGGTCGAAACGCGATCGTCACCGGCGCAAGCCGGGGACTGGGGCGGGCAATCGCACTTGCCCTGGCGGCAGAGGGTGCCGCGGTGGCCGTCGTCGGGCGAACCGAACAGGTGTGGGACGAGCGGCTGCCGGGCACCATCGGCGAGACCGTGGCCGACATCGAGGCGGCGGGTGGCCGGGCGGTCGCGGTGCGGGCCGACCTGACGGATCGCGAGGACATCGCGCGCCTGGTAGAAGAATCGCGAAACGCGCTGGGTGCTATCACGATTCTGGTCAACAACGCCGCGTTCACCGCGCCTGGCCGGCCTGGCACCGCCGCGCCGAAGCCGAACACGAAGTCCGCGAAACCAGGCTGGCCGGGATTCGTCAGTACCCCATTCAGCGCGTACCGGCGGCACTTCGAGATCGCGGTGTTCGCGGCTTACGAACTCATGCAGCTCGTCAGCCCCGACATGATCACCGCCGGCGGCGGCTCGATCATCAACATCACCTCGATCGCCTCCCGGCTACCCGGCCCCGGGCCCTACCGCGAGCGTGGCGGCGTCCTGCCCGGCTACGGTGGCTCCAAAGCCGCGCTCGAGCACTTGACTTCCTGCGCCGCCTACGACCTCGCCGACCACAACATCGCGGTGAATGCGCTGGCACCCTCCAAGGCGATCATGACACCGGGTTTGTCCTACTACGCCAAGGGATTTGACGAGGTCAGCTCCGCGGACGAATTCGCGCAGGCGACAGTGCAATTGGCGCAGGTGGACTCCGGCGTGGTCACCGGCCGGACCATCGGGCACCTGCAGGTTCTCGACGGCAGTTTCGCGCCGTTCAACCCGTGA
- a CDS encoding HNH endonuclease has protein sequence MFEHDMFSQVDPDADEAQLVARITELERVKSAAAAGQARAAAALDAARRAAEAAAGVAAAKRGRGLGSEIALARHDSPARGGRHLGFARALVHEMPHTLAALESGVLSEWRATLIVRESACLDVEHRRKLDQELCEDATKLAGMGDRRVEAEAKAIAYRLDPRAVVDRAAKAEQDRTVTIRPAPDTMTWVSALLPVAKGVAVFAALTRAANTTSDGRSRGQVMADTLMERITGTPADVATPVALNLVLSDQVLFGDDSSPAVIDGHGPIPAQVARNLVDNALADKRSWATLRRLYARPDTGALVAMESRSRRFPRGLAHFVGVRDQRCRTPYCDARIRHRDHAQPHRRGGKTTADNGTGLCELCNYAKEAPGWQVTAGNENGRHTVRFKTPTGTCHLSIAPPLPGYPLIDVSEVETAIGVELVNLHAA, from the coding sequence ATGTTCGAACACGACATGTTTTCGCAGGTAGATCCGGACGCCGACGAGGCGCAACTGGTCGCGCGCATCACCGAGTTGGAGCGCGTCAAGTCCGCCGCCGCGGCCGGACAGGCACGCGCGGCGGCGGCACTCGACGCCGCCCGACGGGCCGCCGAGGCCGCCGCCGGTGTCGCTGCGGCCAAGCGGGGCCGCGGTCTGGGTAGCGAAATCGCCCTGGCCCGGCACGACTCCCCCGCTCGCGGCGGTCGGCACCTGGGGTTCGCGCGCGCCTTGGTCCACGAGATGCCGCACACCTTGGCCGCCCTGGAAAGCGGAGTGTTGTCGGAGTGGCGCGCCACCTTGATCGTGCGGGAGTCGGCCTGCCTGGACGTCGAGCACCGCCGCAAGCTCGATCAGGAACTGTGCGAGGACGCGACCAAGCTGGCGGGGATGGGCGATCGCCGGGTGGAAGCGGAGGCCAAGGCCATCGCCTACCGGCTGGACCCGCGCGCCGTGGTCGATCGTGCGGCCAAGGCCGAGCAGGACCGCACCGTGACCATCCGGCCCGCCCCCGACACCATGACCTGGGTCAGCGCGTTGTTGCCCGTGGCCAAGGGCGTCGCCGTGTTTGCCGCCCTGACGCGCGCCGCCAACACCACCTCTGACGGCCGCAGCCGGGGCCAGGTGATGGCCGACACCCTGATGGAGCGCATCACCGGCACGCCGGCCGATGTGGCGACGCCGGTCGCGCTCAACCTGGTGCTGTCGGATCAGGTGTTGTTCGGCGACGACTCGAGCCCCGCAGTGATCGACGGCCATGGCCCGATCCCGGCGCAAGTGGCGCGCAACCTGGTCGACAACGCCCTCGCCGACAAGCGGTCGTGGGCCACGCTGCGGCGGCTCTACGCCCGACCTGACACCGGCGCGCTGGTGGCGATGGAATCGCGGTCTCGACGGTTCCCCCGTGGCCTGGCCCACTTCGTCGGCGTGCGCGACCAGCGCTGCCGCACCCCGTACTGCGACGCCCGCATCCGACATCGCGACCACGCACAGCCACACCGGCGCGGCGGAAAGACGACCGCGGACAACGGCACCGGCTTGTGCGAACTGTGCAACTACGCGAAGGAGGCACCGGGCTGGCAGGTGACGGCAGGCAACGAAAACGGTAGACACACCGTCCGTTTCAAGACGCCGACGGGAACCTGCCACCTATCCATCGCGCCACCGCTGCCCGGCTACCCACTTATCGACGTCAGCGAAGTGGAGACCGCGATCGGCGTCGAGCTCGTCAATCTGCACGCCGCTTGA
- a CDS encoding DUF4129 domain-containing protein, whose translation MSGNATGRVVALIVLLFLTAAALRGYLPPPSGGQLADAGGGKVAMTILVASLAGTLAMMAFAIIARLRDPRTVAPSAGELSRMLGGRPARPSWRVILIGLAVILAWLLVAFALSRIFQPYELSPPEQQQDSNTTTSVGAPATTTPPKQSQNNDSNRGVLQILLASSIPLALMVIAGAAVAARRRAQVAPDSDGASADDDLEPPPPQAPSDSLVRAAEVGLAEMADRSRDPREAIIACYAAMERELATVPGAAPQDCDTPSEVLARAVGRRALHGDNAALLVNLFVEARFSPHVMTEAHREEAVRILQLVREELAGSSRSRA comes from the coding sequence ATGTCCGGCAACGCGACAGGCCGCGTGGTGGCCCTGATCGTGCTCCTGTTTCTGACGGCTGCCGCACTGCGCGGATATCTCCCCCCGCCCAGTGGCGGACAGCTCGCCGACGCCGGCGGCGGCAAGGTGGCGATGACCATCTTGGTCGCGTCGCTCGCCGGGACATTGGCGATGATGGCGTTCGCGATCATTGCCCGCCTGCGCGACCCCCGCACTGTGGCGCCCAGCGCGGGGGAGCTGTCTCGCATGCTGGGCGGCCGTCCTGCTCGGCCCAGCTGGCGCGTGATTCTGATCGGCCTCGCAGTCATCTTGGCCTGGCTGCTTGTCGCATTCGCCTTGTCCCGAATCTTCCAGCCCTACGAGCTCAGTCCTCCTGAGCAACAGCAGGATTCGAACACGACGACATCGGTCGGCGCTCCCGCTACCACGACACCGCCCAAGCAGTCCCAGAACAACGACAGCAACCGTGGCGTGCTGCAGATCCTTCTCGCAAGCTCAATTCCGTTGGCTCTCATGGTCATCGCCGGGGCGGCCGTCGCCGCGCGGCGCCGCGCACAAGTGGCGCCGGATTCCGACGGTGCATCCGCCGACGATGACCTCGAACCTCCGCCACCGCAAGCGCCTTCCGATTCTCTGGTCCGTGCCGCCGAAGTCGGCCTGGCCGAGATGGCTGACCGCAGCCGCGACCCACGCGAGGCGATCATCGCGTGCTACGCGGCGATGGAGCGCGAGCTGGCGACCGTTCCCGGAGCCGCCCCGCAAGACTGCGACACCCCCTCGGAAGTTCTGGCCCGCGCTGTGGGTCGCCGTGCGTTGCACGGTGATAACGCCGCCCTGTTGGTGAACCTGTTCGTCGAGGCCCGGTTCAGCCCTCACGTGATGACCGAGGCGCACCGCGAGGAGGCGGTGCGGATCCTTCAGCTGGTGCGCGAGGAACTTGCTGGAAGCTCCCGGAGCCGAGCATGA